Proteins encoded together in one Campylobacter concisus window:
- a CDS encoding type II toxin-antitoxin system RelE family toxin, with translation MSYELEFLPGALKEWQKLDNSIKVQFKKKLSERLENPKVAKDKLRGYEDVYKIKLRDVGYRLAYQVKDSEIVVLVLVVGKRENNEVYEMLKDKFN, from the coding sequence ATGAGCTATGAGTTAGAGTTCTTACCAGGCGCTTTAAAAGAGTGGCAAAAGCTAGACAATAGCATAAAAGTGCAGTTTAAAAAGAAGCTAAGTGAGCGTCTAGAAAACCCAAAGGTTGCCAAGGACAAGCTACGAGGCTACGAAGATGTCTATAAGATCAAGTTAAGAGATGTCGGCTACCGCTTGGCATATCAGGTAAAAGATAGTGAGATAGTAGTGTTAGTGCTAGTTGTCGGCAAAAGAGAGAACAACGAAGTATACGAGATGCTAAAGGATAAATTTAACTAA
- a CDS encoding plasmid mobilization protein, which produces MSSEKIKKRKVTKVITKRLRLSNAEWLVINNKLQESGLTFSKFALRAMLSKQIYAPIIRELLIELSRQGQNINQIATKLNSGQSLDRVGIEIIADDNKILHKIYEILGKKYVS; this is translated from the coding sequence GTGAGTTCTGAAAAGATAAAAAAACGCAAGGTAACCAAAGTCATAACTAAAAGACTTAGGCTAAGTAATGCAGAATGGTTGGTGATTAATAATAAATTACAAGAAAGTGGCCTAACTTTCTCAAAATTTGCCCTAAGAGCTATGTTGTCTAAGCAGATTTATGCACCAATTATAAGGGAACTTCTAATTGAGCTATCTAGACAAGGACAAAACATAAACCAAATAGCCACCAAATTAAATAGTGGGCAAAGCCTAGATAGAGTTGGTATTGAGATCATAGCCGACGATAATAAGATCTTACATAAAATTTATGAAATATTGGGTAAAAAATATGTTTCTTGA
- a CDS encoding aminotransferase: MIVKISKGEKGIADYLKTGKKRDSKLTRDEKDDRLPLAGNLDLIEMSEKHQSKKKSKKHNYYHISLSFTSEEWNKLYESGNIDEFIMDFLRLTFPNHDIDELFFYAEAHLPIIKEEPYIPRPEGALENRTLNKKHKNGEPLKREPHIHLIVSFENMKFTHSVKTGGVIYTKGAAKQQVKAIMAKSAEKFKRVVNDILSNKYGLNNIEPLSMDEDQLKKQYESFKSAAQKVKKGKEKDTRIKIETDVVIEPKANTKEQNISVEELLADAKNSTADYLLRMIEEDESFKKDYYDRAKRLNAVDIREFLPMINAKFNITAKPEMVNDKYKVRVDGFNGTYNLTDLMCKIVYNGRKGALFHVVNELEQMLIELQANKNEPKITLSVSSDFNIQNQEPKTQVLNSWKTIQIEPYNLKPILKNYSAISVASFKDKSKEASSIDGITPTLIYDIDNSKFSANNAQNLLQSKGIKGFIYPTTYQALDAKVEKFKLIIPTTDAPSLNEYNEYIKEITRELGLYNIVNNSSLHPSKFHYTPVPGSEVISISGKTFDNTRAIEDAGLKTDINNMDVKAIEENLQNLRKYELGHEPKDTNSHIKRTSYQAISSKIPIKELIEYFDESTMVKKYKDHQILSCKSGRYLYLPEENTAYSFSQNRHYTPYIYIRDKFYEAARKIKTRFYDDDDLIKKLGITQNEYEGFVKGIDYHLDINRYYLAFINRTEGFKKYLSDIVKINYQGLIYNIKTYMKDWQDMQGFNKLKGRYKTDKISLANDYISFDSLKITKQELYDQGLDKNFGVKQSKQQSSEIKAIEQNVKSGYDSLGR, from the coding sequence ATGATAGTTAAGATCTCAAAGGGAGAAAAAGGCATAGCTGATTATCTAAAAACTGGCAAGAAAAGAGATTCAAAGCTAACTAGAGATGAAAAAGATGATAGATTGCCACTGGCTGGAAATTTAGATCTTATTGAGATGTCTGAAAAGCACCAGAGCAAGAAAAAGAGTAAGAAACATAACTACTATCATATATCCTTGTCATTTACTTCAGAGGAGTGGAACAAACTATATGAAAGTGGCAATATAGATGAGTTTATAATGGACTTTTTGAGGCTCACTTTCCCAAATCACGACATAGATGAGCTATTTTTTTATGCTGAAGCTCATTTGCCTATAATCAAAGAAGAACCATATATTCCTCGTCCAGAAGGGGCGCTAGAAAATAGAACATTAAACAAGAAACATAAAAACGGTGAACCACTAAAAAGAGAGCCTCATATTCATCTAATAGTCTCTTTTGAAAATATGAAATTTACTCATAGTGTAAAAACTGGTGGAGTTATATATACAAAAGGTGCAGCCAAGCAACAAGTAAAAGCTATTATGGCTAAATCAGCAGAGAAATTTAAAAGAGTAGTTAATGACATCTTATCTAACAAGTATGGATTAAATAATATAGAGCCTTTAAGTATGGATGAAGACCAACTAAAAAAACAATATGAAAGCTTTAAAAGTGCAGCACAAAAGGTTAAGAAAGGCAAAGAAAAAGATACACGGATAAAGATAGAAACAGATGTGGTGATCGAGCCAAAAGCTAATACAAAAGAGCAAAATATAAGTGTTGAAGAGCTGCTAGCTGACGCTAAAAATTCTACAGCTGATTATCTGTTAAGAATGATAGAAGAAGATGAGAGTTTCAAAAAAGACTATTATGATAGAGCAAAGAGGCTTAATGCAGTGGATATAAGAGAATTTTTGCCTATGATCAATGCAAAATTTAACATCACTGCAAAACCTGAAATGGTAAATGACAAATATAAAGTAAGAGTGGATGGTTTTAATGGAACTTATAATCTAACTGATCTAATGTGTAAGATAGTCTACAATGGCAGAAAAGGAGCGTTGTTTCACGTAGTTAATGAGCTAGAGCAAATGCTTATAGAGCTTCAAGCTAATAAAAATGAGCCAAAGATAACATTAAGTGTAAGTAGTGACTTTAACATACAAAATCAAGAGCCAAAAACTCAAGTGCTAAATAGCTGGAAAACGATACAAATAGAGCCATACAACCTAAAACCAATACTTAAAAACTATTCAGCTATATCAGTGGCAAGTTTTAAAGATAAAAGTAAAGAAGCTAGCAGTATTGATGGCATAACTCCTACGCTTATATATGATATAGATAACTCTAAATTTAGTGCAAATAATGCTCAAAATTTACTACAAAGTAAAGGAATAAAAGGCTTCATATACCCAACCACCTATCAAGCGCTAGACGCAAAAGTAGAGAAATTTAAACTCATCATACCCACAACAGATGCTCCAAGCTTAAATGAATATAATGAATACATAAAAGAGATAACAAGAGAGCTTGGGTTATATAACATAGTAAATAACTCCAGCTTGCATCCTAGTAAATTTCACTACACTCCAGTGCCAGGATCTGAAGTTATAAGCATTAGTGGAAAAACTTTTGATAATACAAGAGCCATTGAAGATGCGGGCTTAAAAACAGATATTAATAATATGGATGTTAAAGCCATAGAGGAAAATTTACAAAATCTAAGAAAATATGAGCTTGGTCATGAGCCAAAAGATACCAACTCACATATTAAAAGAACAAGCTATCAAGCTATATCATCAAAGATTCCAATAAAAGAGTTAATAGAATACTTTGACGAGAGTACTATGGTTAAAAAATATAAAGATCATCAAATACTTTCTTGCAAGAGTGGCAGATATCTTTACTTGCCAGAAGAAAACACAGCCTACTCTTTTAGCCAAAATAGACACTATACTCCATATATCTACATTAGAGATAAATTTTATGAAGCAGCCAGAAAGATAAAAACTAGATTTTATGATGATGACGATCTCATTAAAAAGCTAGGTATTACACAAAATGAATATGAAGGCTTCGTAAAAGGCATCGATTACCATCTAGATATAAATAGATACTATTTAGCTTTTATAAATAGAACTGAAGGCTTTAAAAAATACCTGTCAGATATAGTTAAAATTAACTATCAAGGCTTAATTTATAATATAAAAACCTATATGAAAGATTGGCAAGATATGCAAGGTTTTAATAAGCTAAAGGGGCGTTATAAAACAGATAAGATCTCTCTAGCAAATGATTATATATCATTTGACTCACTAAAAATAACAAAGCAAGAGCTATACGATCAAGGACTTGATAAGAACTTTGGAGTAAAGCAATCAAAACAACAATCAAGTGAGATAAAAGCTATAGAGCAAAACGTGAAGTCAGGATATGATAGTTTGGGAAGGTAG
- a CDS encoding site-specific integrase produces MNLSDNIIQSFVNSFMKVKLSKSIKEHSLLNKKMDVEFLNALNDYFKQSLIDGDLPQILIKDISNITNTAGALGSKDKENIGQTLLEKNILTLNYLVSKLEKSSVLFDDKREHCFLEDGSNDTKATPSSFDAKDIDSFQENIKELENSGCLPITDGQLKAMAQRISETVYAILDQKYGSTSNLKLVRTKNDHRSMEDIIMDPNPPKNIKIKLDDDSSFSIFNPSAKITKEYEIRQVLQATSGSSNQFSALNLEDQKSLKDAFEIFETNTKRADKWSPDTQRLVTGVKKLLFLYFNEDTPVYRITRDNLLEFRDLLYKIPTKLAQKSRYKDKSLSQILKLGENDDKLSEPTIQKYMIRVIQFFNYCFDSGYISKSITAKMNVKIDIDPSERAVLPYEASEARKIFEIVTSIKQSGKSPSSRIEASELYYVTMIAAYSGMRIKEITQLHKEDIALKDGIYCFNINTNDGKTTKTKNSIRFVPIHSKLIDLGLLEYVNSKKSGNIFKVSNKDFSEIFRSQIQRKFIDKDSKKTFYSFRHYFIDYLVQREVEANLIAQIVGHEKQYKILLNTYAKPINANTLKAKVEMVSYDNE; encoded by the coding sequence ATGAATCTTAGTGATAACATAATCCAATCTTTTGTAAATTCGTTTATGAAAGTAAAGCTTAGTAAGAGCATCAAAGAGCACTCTCTTCTTAATAAGAAGATGGATGTAGAATTTCTAAATGCGCTCAATGACTACTTTAAACAAAGTTTGATAGATGGCGATCTACCTCAAATTTTAATTAAGGATATAAGTAATATCACTAACACTGCTGGTGCTCTTGGCAGCAAGGATAAAGAGAACATAGGGCAAACTCTTTTAGAGAAAAACATACTAACACTTAACTATCTTGTATCAAAGCTTGAGAAGAGCAGTGTGCTCTTTGATGACAAGCGTGAGCACTGTTTCCTTGAAGATGGCTCTAATGATACTAAAGCCACGCCTAGTTCGTTTGATGCTAAGGATATAGATTCTTTTCAAGAAAATATAAAAGAGCTTGAAAATAGTGGTTGTTTGCCCATTACTGATGGGCAGCTTAAGGCTATGGCTCAGAGGATTAGCGAGACGGTTTATGCCATACTAGATCAAAAGTATGGCTCAACTTCAAATTTAAAGCTAGTAAGAACAAAGAATGACCATAGAAGCATGGAAGATATTATAATGGACCCAAATCCACCAAAAAATATCAAGATAAAATTAGATGACGATAGTAGCTTTAGTATTTTTAATCCTAGCGCCAAAATAACCAAAGAGTATGAGATCAGGCAAGTACTGCAAGCGACATCTGGCTCTAGCAATCAATTCTCAGCTTTAAATTTAGAAGATCAAAAGAGCTTAAAGGATGCATTCGAGATATTTGAGACAAACACTAAAAGAGCTGACAAGTGGTCGCCAGATACGCAAAGACTAGTTACTGGCGTAAAAAAGCTCTTATTTTTATACTTTAACGAAGATACGCCAGTTTATAGGATCACAAGAGATAACTTGCTTGAATTTAGAGATCTTCTTTATAAAATTCCAACTAAGCTAGCTCAAAAGAGCAGGTATAAAGATAAAAGTTTATCTCAGATACTTAAGCTAGGAGAAAATGACGATAAACTCTCTGAGCCTACTATCCAAAAATATATGATAAGGGTTATTCAGTTTTTTAACTACTGCTTTGATAGCGGCTATATAAGTAAAAGCATAACTGCAAAAATGAATGTCAAGATAGACATAGACCCTAGCGAAAGGGCAGTGCTTCCATACGAAGCATCAGAAGCTAGAAAGATCTTTGAGATAGTAACTAGTATCAAACAAAGTGGTAAATCACCAAGTTCAAGGATAGAGGCTAGTGAGCTCTACTACGTCACAATGATAGCTGCTTATAGTGGCATGAGGATAAAAGAGATCACACAGCTTCATAAGGAAGATATAGCTTTAAAAGATGGGATTTACTGCTTTAACATAAACACAAATGATGGTAAAACCACCAAGACCAAAAACAGCATTAGGTTTGTGCCTATTCATAGTAAGCTCATAGATCTAGGTCTGCTAGAATATGTTAATAGCAAGAAAAGCGGAAATATATTTAAGGTAAGCAATAAGGACTTCTCTGAAATTTTTAGAAGCCAGATCCAAAGAAAGTTTATAGACAAAGACTCTAAAAAGACCTTCTACTCTTTTAGGCACTACTTTATAGACTATCTAGTGCAACGCGAGGTAGAAGCTAACCTTATAGCCCAGATAGTAGGACATGAAAAGCAGTATAAAATTTTACTAAACACTTATGCCAAGCCTATTAATGCAAACACACTAAAGGCTAAAGTAGAGATGGTATCGTATGATAATGAGTAG
- a CDS encoding ATP-binding protein, which translates to MIEIELNKKKLLKQDRLRQSCFISKNQIAYTFKNADEDTDKEIIKKAKNYVKHFEEMRKDNVGLLLYGNVGSGKTYVACAIANAIITEYSHTVKMRNFAQILNDLQKGGFNLDRNEYIE; encoded by the coding sequence GTGATAGAGATAGAGCTGAACAAGAAAAAACTGTTAAAACAAGATAGGTTGAGACAAAGCTGCTTTATATCCAAAAATCAAATAGCCTACACCTTTAAAAATGCCGATGAAGATACAGATAAGGAAATCATCAAAAAAGCAAAGAACTATGTAAAACATTTTGAAGAAATGAGAAAAGATAATGTTGGACTGTTACTTTACGGAAATGTAGGAAGTGGCAAGACCTATGTAGCTTGTGCTATTGCCAACGCTATAATTACAGAATATAGCCATACAGTAAAAATGAGGAACTTTGCACAGATATTAAACGACTTACAAAAAGGCGGCTTTAATCTTGATAGAAACGAATATATCGAATAG
- a CDS encoding ISL3 family transposase, whose amino-acid sequence MYDKNRKLVDILRNRHSQTIKNIINEFEIQPQVVVMDMFKPFRSVINSNIVQAQIVADKYHVIRQGIWALRDLRVELFNKDNEKYKKLKKYWKILSKSPISQFSQRQKEILKEILKVDKTLKKMYRIIKEFYKMFESKTVKTMRRRIEQLIEKLRVFNIKQSIKLADTITSWKKEIINIVEYKINNGFVEGNNNKIKVIKRVSYGLRNYERFRKLIYLRLCNR is encoded by the coding sequence ATGTATGATAAAAACCGTAAACTAGTAGATATATTAAGAAATAGACATTCACAAACAATAAAAAATATAATAAACGAATTTGAAATACAACCACAAGTAGTTGTAATGGATATGTTTAAGCCATTTAGAAGCGTAATAAATAGTAATATAGTTCAGGCCCAAATAGTAGCAGATAAATATCATGTAATAAGACAAGGGATATGGGCATTAAGAGATTTAAGAGTAGAATTATTTAACAAAGACAATGAAAAGTATAAGAAGTTAAAAAAATATTGGAAAATACTAAGTAAAAGCCCAATAAGTCAGTTTAGTCAAAGACAAAAAGAAATATTAAAAGAGATATTAAAAGTAGATAAGACATTGAAAAAGATGTATAGAATAATAAAAGAATTTTACAAGATGTTTGAGAGCAAGACAGTAAAGACAATGAGAAGGAGAATAGAACAATTAATTGAAAAATTGAGAGTATTTAATATAAAGCAAAGTATAAAACTAGCAGATACAATAACAAGTTGGAAAAAAGAGATAATAAATATAGTAGAATATAAAATAAACAATGGGTTTGTAGAAGGAAATAACAACAAAATAAAAGTAATAAAAAGAGTATCTTATGGACTAAGAAACTATGAAAGATTTAGAAAATTGATATATTTACGTCTTTGCAATAGATAG
- a CDS encoding plasmid mobilization relaxosome protein MobC — translation MSKNVKDKVLSARITYQQYDKLSKIALELDMSRSEIISYLIDNGITNSEPIKKKELDPAILANFSRPFNNINQIAKKLNIAYKTSGNIDLEVILRAQEDLYKTQSVLTEILSLIRSRYDS, via the coding sequence ATGTCAAAAAATGTCAAGGATAAGGTGCTCTCCGCAAGGATCACTTATCAACAATATGATAAGTTATCTAAAATAGCTTTAGAGTTAGATATGTCAAGATCAGAAATTATTTCCTATCTTATTGATAATGGAATTACAAACTCTGAACCCATAAAAAAGAAGGAGCTAGATCCAGCAATCCTTGCAAATTTTTCTAGACCTTTTAATAACATTAATCAAATAGCAAAGAAACTAAATATAGCTTATAAGACCAGTGGTAATATAGATTTAGAAGTGATACTGCGAGCACAAGAAGATTTGTACAAAACTCAATCAGTGCTAACTGAAATTTTAAGCCTAATAAGGAGTAGATATGATAGTTAA
- a CDS encoding relaxase/mobilization nuclease domain-containing protein, whose protein sequence is MLVKFLRTYTGGGLGSINYLLNERKAAGTARVIKGDENLTRAIIKGITYKQKTCFGVLSFEERHDFLTEEQKLKIIKDFEYALLGEYMLERTNVLWVEHSDKDGRLELNFLIPKIDLETDRSFNPYFAKYDQTRIDLIKKIINDEYGLSSPDDPAKEQTILSSKKNINHYKNLEELDQKLHDLVKQGYIKNRDHMIELLKQNGIEITRINKKGITIILPTKKTKNRLKGGIYDADFTSAQRLGELSQSSSRRIREFHDRNTQAECRENRRKLEELIAKRDRFNQERYVERTSKNNILASQGQIGDNLAISGYRTNFGNSNWLGSARNDIKGRSSLDDTKTMEIQPTYCGQDPEGVLHIDSKRQRDNREREQEIYINENGVEDDSIRESIARRERALDEDDRRRKEQARIRNNEFATRLREEARDITDKCDRANKESQELEQRLQRRLNGIFAATKRYVREFNILLGRKIRKFRRKIPKFERRIRELTDRAQDATRICREFIEEREYSQKASIYHHVGDVCKEKTQSLDMF, encoded by the coding sequence ATGCTAGTTAAATTTCTTCGTACTTATACTGGTGGTGGCCTTGGGAGCATAAATTATCTTTTAAATGAGAGAAAAGCTGCTGGAACAGCAAGAGTTATAAAAGGTGATGAAAATTTAACTAGAGCTATTATAAAAGGCATCACCTATAAACAAAAGACCTGTTTTGGTGTTTTATCATTTGAAGAGAGGCATGACTTTTTAACTGAAGAGCAAAAACTAAAAATTATTAAGGATTTTGAATATGCTCTTTTGGGTGAATATATGCTTGAACGTACAAATGTATTATGGGTAGAACACTCAGACAAGGATGGACGGCTTGAGTTAAATTTCCTTATCCCTAAGATAGATCTTGAAACAGACAGGTCATTTAATCCTTATTTTGCCAAATATGATCAAACGAGAATAGATCTAATCAAAAAGATCATTAACGATGAGTATGGACTATCAAGTCCAGATGATCCAGCAAAAGAGCAAACTATATTGTCTAGCAAGAAAAACATCAATCATTATAAAAATTTAGAAGAGCTAGACCAAAAGTTGCACGATCTGGTTAAGCAAGGCTATATTAAAAATAGAGACCACATGATTGAACTTCTTAAACAAAATGGTATCGAAATAACCAGGATCAACAAAAAAGGCATAACGATCATACTGCCTACTAAAAAAACAAAAAATCGTCTAAAAGGAGGAATATACGATGCAGACTTCACCAGTGCTCAAAGACTTGGAGAACTCAGCCAAAGCTCAAGCAGAAGAATTAGAGAATTCCATGATAGAAATACACAAGCAGAGTGCAGAGAAAATAGGCGAAAACTTGAGGAGCTTATTGCTAAAAGAGATAGATTTAATCAAGAAAGATATGTCGAAAGAACTTCAAAAAACAATATCCTTGCATCACAAGGACAGATCGGTGATAATCTCGCTATCAGCGGCTACCGCACTAATTTTGGGAATAGCAATTGGCTGGGTAGTGCACGCAATGATATTAAAGGAAGAAGTAGCTTGGACGATACCAAAACAATGGAGATACAGCCAACCTACTGCGGACAAGACCCAGAGGGAGTATTACATATCGATTCCAAAAGACAAAGAGATAATAGAGAACGAGAGCAGGAAATTTATATTAATGAAAATGGAGTAGAGGATGACAGCATTAGAGAAAGCATTGCTAGAAGAGAACGAGCGCTTGACGAAGACGATCGAAGACGAAAGGAGCAAGCACGAATTAGAAACAATGAATTTGCAACAAGACTGCGAGAAGAAGCTCGCGATATTACAGACAAATGTGACAGAGCTAACAAAGAAAGTCAAGAGCTTGAACAAAGATTGCAACGACGCCTTAACGGAATCTTTGCAGCAACAAAGAGATATGTACGAGAGTTCAATATCTTGCTTGGAAGAAAAATTAGAAAATTTAGAAGAAAAATTCCAAAATTTGAGAGAAGAATACGAGAGCTTACAGATAGAGCACAAGATGCTACAAGAATATGTAGAGAATTTATAGAGGAGCGTGAATACTCCCAAAAAGCCAGCATATATCACCATGTGGGTGATGTATGCAAGGAAAAAACTCAAAGTCTAGATATGTTTTAA
- a CDS encoding ATP-binding protein gives MTSPTLLILDDFGIERNTEYALEQIYNVINARYLKARPTIITTNLNFKDIEKEQEDIMLGRIYSRIIEMCLPLRITGLDRRKIQSKEKLKKAQNLIDE, from the coding sequence ATAACAAGCCCTACCCTACTAATTCTTGATGATTTTGGAATAGAGAGAAATACAGAATATGCCTTAGAGCAAATTTACAATGTAATCAATGCAAGATACCTAAAGGCAAGACCAACCATTATAACTACTAACCTTAATTTCAAAGATATAGAAAAAGAACAGGAAGATATAATGCTTGGCAGGATTTATTCAAGGATAATCGAGATGTGTTTACCTCTTAGGATAACGGGACTTGATAGAAGAAAAATACAGAGCAAAGAAAAGCTGAAGAAAGCACAAAACTTAATAGATGAATGA
- a CDS encoding ATP-binding protein produces MYIKRAVADEIKEYMKSFPVLLISGARQVGKSTLALNLDIPNYVTLDDINIYESARNDPKGFIEHCSKPIVIDEIQRVPILLLAIKEFVDKNRTNGQFILTGSANLKGFKDISDSLAGRIGIVELYPLSQKELGHSDENLIDILSSDIGHLVLRKYDNDGLSEKIINGGYPEITKISSEKSKYLWFSSYIRTYIESDAKEIGNIRNMDKFITMYRLCMLRSGNIFNKNELCLESGLDNKTFDSYFSVLEHTYQIQKLQPYFNNALKRLIKTPKIFATDTGVLAHLLQISSAQELANSSYKGAIYETFVFDELLKANTSSKKRANIYYYRTSDQKEIDFILEISGKLIAIEVKSSKTISKDDFKHIYHLKENLQSKFDKGIVFYAGDTAMKLDDDMFALPFGFMG; encoded by the coding sequence ATGTACATCAAACGAGCCGTAGCTGATGAGATAAAAGAGTATATGAAAAGCTTTCCTGTGCTTTTGATAAGCGGAGCTAGGCAAGTTGGCAAATCAACCCTTGCATTAAATTTAGATATACCAAATTACGTAACGCTTGACGATATTAATATATATGAATCCGCAAGAAACGACCCAAAAGGCTTTATAGAACACTGTAGTAAGCCTATCGTGATAGATGAGATACAAAGAGTTCCCATACTGCTTTTAGCTATAAAAGAATTTGTAGATAAAAACAGAACAAACGGTCAGTTCATACTAACCGGCTCTGCAAATTTAAAAGGCTTTAAAGATATATCAGACTCACTTGCTGGTAGGATAGGCATAGTGGAACTCTATCCGCTTTCTCAAAAAGAGTTAGGCCATAGTGATGAAAATTTGATAGATATTTTAAGTAGCGATATAGGCCATCTGGTGCTTAGAAAATATGACAACGACGGCTTATCTGAGAAGATCATAAACGGCGGCTACCCAGAGATCACAAAGATAAGCTCAGAGAAATCAAAATATCTCTGGTTTAGCTCATATATAAGAACATATATAGAATCAGACGCCAAAGAGATAGGCAACATCAGAAATATGGATAAATTTATCACTATGTACCGCCTATGTATGCTAAGAAGCGGCAACATCTTTAACAAAAACGAGCTATGTTTAGAGTCTGGGCTTGATAACAAGACCTTTGATAGCTATTTTAGCGTGCTTGAGCATACCTATCAGATCCAAAAGCTTCAGCCATACTTTAACAACGCTCTAAAAAGGCTCATAAAAACACCTAAAATTTTTGCTACAGACACAGGGGTGCTGGCACACTTACTTCAAATTTCTTCAGCGCAAGAGCTTGCAAATTCTTCATATAAAGGTGCCATATATGAGACGTTTGTATTTGATGAACTACTAAAGGCAAATACAAGTAGCAAAAAAAGAGCAAATATATATTATTATAGAACGAGCGATCAAAAAGAGATAGACTTTATACTTGAGATATCAGGTAAACTCATAGCCATAGAGGTCAAGTCCTCAAAAACAATCAGCAAAGATGACTTTAAACATATCTACCATCTAAAAGAGAATTTGCAAAGTAAATTTGACAAGGGCATAGTTTTTTATGCTGGAGATACGGCTATGAAGCTAGATGATGATATGTTTGCCTTGCCGTTTGGTTTTATGGGGTGA
- a CDS encoding type II toxin-antitoxin system Phd/YefM family antitoxin has translation MQTIQANFTASISELKKSPAQILKQAGDNVVAILNHNVPSAYLVPSAVYEKMAEIIEEYHLSKAVDAALASGEKPVKVSLDEL, from the coding sequence ATGCAAACTATACAAGCAAATTTTACAGCTAGCATAAGTGAGCTAAAAAAGTCTCCAGCTCAAATTTTAAAACAAGCTGGAGATAATGTCGTAGCTATACTAAACCACAATGTCCCTAGCGCATATCTAGTACCAAGTGCTGTCTATGAAAAAATGGCAGAGATAATAGAAGAGTATCATCTAAGTAAAGCAGTAGATGCTGCTCTAGCAAGTGGTGAAAAACCAGTAAAAGTAAGCTTAGATGAGCTATGA
- a CDS encoding transposon-encoded TnpW family protein, translating to MQKNNTETKTIKKIGKTTYEVVVHFNKNTTETMQDKLKRIMLREIESEKHQKNDKND from the coding sequence ATGCAAAAAAATAATACAGAAACAAAAACAATAAAGAAGATTGGAAAAACTACCTATGAAGTTGTTGTACATTTTAATAAAAATACTACTGAAACAATGCAAGACAAATTGAAACGCATAATGCTTAGAGAAATTGAGAGTGAAAAACATCAAAAAAATGATAAAAATGATTAG
- a CDS encoding restriction endonuclease, whose product MTDVSGEVCLFRAIAFYEGDIKHIYFVAETKGSMNSMQLRQVEESKIHCAKEHFKAISNDSVVYDVVDSYKSLLDKVMR is encoded by the coding sequence ATGACTGATGTATCTGGAGAGGTTTGTCTTTTTAGGGCGATTGCATTTTATGAGGGTGATATCAAGCACATTTATTTTGTCGCGGAGACTAAAGGGTCTATGAACTCTATGCAGCTTCGCCAAGTCGAAGAGTCCAAAATCCACTGCGCAAAGGAGCATTTTAAGGCTATAAGCAACGATAGCGTGGTCTATGACGTAGTGGATAGCTATAAATCACTACTGGATAAAGTTATGAGGTAA